The following coding sequences are from one Tachysurus vachellii isolate PV-2020 chromosome 7, HZAU_Pvac_v1, whole genome shotgun sequence window:
- the scrib gene encoding protein scribble homolog isoform X11, with translation MLKCIPLWRCNRHVESVDKRHCSLNAVPDEIYRYTRSLEELLLDANQLRELPKPFFRLLNLRKLGLSDNEIQKLPPEVANFMQLVELDISRNDIPEIPETIKFCKALEIADFSGNPLSRLPDGFTQLRALAHLALNDVSLQSLPNDIGNLANLVTLELRENLLKSLPTSLSFLVKLEQLDLGSNHLEVLPDTLGALPNLRELWLDRNQLSSLPPELGSLRRLVCLDVSENQLTELPSEISGLIALTDLLLSQNHLENVPDSIGSLKQLSIFKVDQNRLVRLTDSIGECENLTEVMLTENLLQTLPSSLGKLKKLTNLNVDRNRLSSVPGELGGCASLNVLSLRDNRVGKLPAELADATELHVLDVAGNRLQNLPFSLANLNLKAMWLAENQSQPMLKFQTEDDERTGEKVLTCYLLPQQPTPSLENLLQSSVDESWPTDTNLNRVSVIQFQDQTKTDEEDDETAAERKQGLQRRATPHPSELKVMKNVIEARRNEAYTARPDDDLDSPDTEEKRMSGLSNQSHDSQVSNSTASANSQYETHKVNGIEVELNERHEHEQEDDEDDTEYTEPTVHFAEEPIIRGGDEDDDDEDGEDGDRSDGEAQPAPFPAERQRLIRKDTPHYKKHFKITKLPKPETVAALLENFSTEATTSAPRVNSEEQGGEDEEGESVNTPLLQRTQVADQVDSRLNQVNSSLQPVKGVSFDQVNNLLIEPARIEEEELVLSILRQTGGLGISIAGGKGSTPYKGDDEGIFISRVSEDGPAARAGVKVGDKLLEVNSVDLQGAEHHTAVEALRSSGTAVTMTVLRERMVEPENPITTTPLRPEDDYFPRERRSFGLPFNLEPGSTALSTGPCQRLATCLVRNDKGLGFSIAGGKGSTPYRTGDMGIFISRIAEGGAAHRDNILHVGDRVISINGVDMTEARHDQAVVLLTGTSPTISLLVEREQASGSPGRTRSHSPPPPEPSDSPDQEEAGDDRLGNHLMEDEYPIEEVTLVKTGGPLGLSIVGGSDHASHPFGITEPGVFISKVVPRGLACQSGLRVGDRILEVNSTDLRHATHQEAVKALLSNSKEIRMLVRRDPSPPGMQDIVINKQPGEKLGISIRGGARGHAGNPFDPTDEGIFISKVSSSGAAARDARLRVGMRILEVGNHSLLGMTHTEAVRVLRATGDTLVMLVCDGFDPRNVAGMEASPGVIANPFAAGIVRKNSMESISSIDRDLSPEEMDIMQKEVEMVRETSQWEREEMEKVERMRLEREAATRLLEEETESMSTGPLKLDYKTLAALPTTSLQRVNRVPSADPPRIDSPVREPLYSPGSQLPSLRQSSCSAPATQGRETRYASIHVSSNVTTKDSSATKPGAIQPISRVRPPASPVSQDGHRSPNPFQHGPSPVNSQTTPRAPSPDTFNEFPINVKQAYKAFAAVPHSMAVLEPPQDLYSQRNNFHPKQTFPEPHTSCGRGSPEQRSFRDRQKYFEIDVKQQTPDSKPKPRVSLVGEDDLKKMKEEEAKRIESAREYIMDEDEDDEEEDLAKQVAQMKAHGKVILDGVEYKVESVSGHAPTPPRQCATPSNHSATPPSSGPSSVDGRADSQRNSMEDSFRLEPRPNSMTGLIPVYPGESAAPVRTAKAERRHQERLRVQSPELSVVTDKDLSPAEKRALEAEKRAMWRAARMKSLEQDALKAQMVIAKSKEGRKRGTLDQLAESPSPAPTPSPTPMEDYSPRSVTSPGRLSLSEKKFDYRQFAAIPSAKPVYDIQSPDATDVQFNSDVSTSPVSCVEAEVPVAPVATTSALEEMALYSNKRKLRQGRHSLETAVPT, from the exons CCCTTCTTTCGGCTACTGAACCTGCGCAAGCTAGGTTTGAGTGACAATGAGATCCAGAAACTTCCCCCTGAGGTGGCCAACTTCATGCAGCTGGTTGAGCTGGACATCTCTCGAAACG ACATTCCTGAAATCCCTGAGACCATTAAGTTCTGTAAGGCGCTGGAGATTGCGGACTTCAGTGGAAACCCCCTCTCCAG aTTACCCGATGGCTTTACACAGCTTAGAGCACTAGCCCACCTTGCACTCAATGATGTGTCACTACAATCACTACCTAATGACATTGGAAA CTTGGCTAATCTGGTAACCTTGGAGCTGAGGGAGAATCTACTGAAGTCTTTGCCCAC CTCTCTGTCTTTCCTGGTTAAACTGGAACAGCTGGATTTGGGCAGCAATCACCTGGAAGTATTG cCGGACACTCTGGGGGCGCTGCCCAACCTTCGGGAGCTGTGGCTGGATAGGAACCAACTTTCTTCCCTTCCCCCA GAATTGGGAAGCTTGCGGCGATTGGTGTGCCTGGATGTGTCCGAGAACCAGCTCACCGAGTTGCCCTCCGAGATCAGCGGCCTCATCGCCCTCACTGACCTGCTGCTCTCACAGAACCACCTGGAGAATGTGCCTGACAGCATCG GCTCCTTGAAGCAACTGTCTATCTTCAAAGTGGACCAGAACCGCCTTGTGCGTCTAACAGATTCAATCGGTGAATGCGAGAACCTCACAGAAGTGATGCTGACAGAGAATCTTCTACAG ACTCTTCCCAGTTCTCTGGGAAAGTTAAAGAAGCTGACCAACTTGAATGTGGACCGTAACCGCTTGAGCAGCGTCCCAGGTGAACTGGGTGGCTGTGCCAGCCTCAATGTGCTCTCGCTCCGAGACAATCGTGTGGGCAAGCTGCCTGCTGAGCTTGCAGATGCCACAGAGCTACATGTGCTGGACGTGGCAGGCAACAG GCTGCAGAACCTGCCGTTCTCACTAGCCAATCTGAACCTCAAGGCCATGTGGCTGGCAGAGAACCAGTCACAACCCATGCTCAAGTTTCAGACCGAAGATGATGAGCGGACCGGGGAGAAGGTGCTCACCTGCTACCTGTTGCCCCAACAGCCTACACCCAGCTTAG AGAACCTACTGCAGAGCAGTGTGGACGAAAGCTGGCCCACAGACACCAATCTGAACAGAGTGTCCGTCATCCAGTTTCAGGACCAAACCAAGActgatgaggaagatgatgagaCCGCGGCAGAGAGGAAG CAGGGTCTGCAGAGGCGAGCCACCCCTCACCCGAGTGAACTGAAAGTGATGAAGAATGTGATCGAGGCCAGAAGAAACGAAGCTTACACAGCTAGGCCAGATGACGACCTGGACTCCCCGGACACTGAG GAGAAACGTATGAGTGGATTGTCCAATCAAAGCCATGACTCCCAGGTCTCTAACAGCACTGCTTCAGCCAACTCTCAGTATGAGACGCACAAAGTAAACGGCATTGAGGTGGAGCTTAACGAAAGGCACGAGCACGAACAGGAGGACGACGAGGACGATACAGAATACACTGAG CCCACCGTGCACTTTGCCGAGGAGCCCATTATCCGCGGCGGCGACGAGGACGACGATGACGAGGACGGCGAAGACGGCGATCGTAGCGACGGCGAGGCTCAGCCAGCACCCTTCCCGGCTGAGAGACAGCGCCTCATCCGCAAGGACACACCACACTACAAGAAGCACTTCAAGATCACCAAGCTGCCCAAACCTGAGACTGTAGCTGCATTACTGGAGAACTTCAGCACCGAAGCCACCACGTCAGCCCCCCGAGTAAACAGCGAAGAACAGGGTGGGGAGGATGAAGAGGGAGAATCAGTTAACACTCCTCTGTTGCAGAGAACACAGGTGGCTGATCAAGTGGACAGCAGGCTGAATCAGGTGAACAGCTCGCTGCAGCCGGTGAAG GGGGTGTCATTTGATCAAGTCAATAATCTGCTGATTGAGCCTGCTCGAATTGAGGAGGAAGAG CTGGTCCTGAGCATCCTGAGACAAACTGGTGGATTAGGCATCAGTATAGCTGGGGGGAAAGGATCCACTCCTTACAAGGGAGATGATGAG GGTATATTTATCTCTCGTGTGTCAGAAGACGGTCCAGCTGCACGAGCTGGGGTCAAAGTGGGAGACAAATTATTGGAG GTAAACAGTGTAGATTTGCAGGGAGCAGAGCACCACACGGCCGTAGAGGCCTTGCGGAGCTCAGGAACGGCAGTGACCATGACTGTTCTGCGTGAGAGGATGGTAGAGCCTGAGAACCCTATCACCACTACACCCCTGAGACCAGAGGATGATTACTTTCCCCGGGAGAGGAGGTCCTTCGGCCTACCATTCAACCTGGAACCTGGATCCACTGCCCTTAGCACAGGCCCCTGCCAGCGCCTGGCCACATGCTTAGTCCGTAACGACAAGGGCTTAGGCTTCAGCATTGCTGGTGGAAAAGGCTCCACCCCATATCGAACAGGAGACATG GGAATCTTCATCTCTCGCATCGCCGAAGGAGGTGCTGCTCACCGAGACAACATCCTTCACGTAGGAGACAGAGTCATATCT ATCAATGGTGTAGACATGACAGAAGCCAGGCATGACCAAGCAGTAGTGCTGCTTACTGGAACCTCACCCACCATCTCGCTGCTAGTGGAGCGGGAACAAGCGAGCGGCTCTCCAGGCCGAACACGCTCCCACTCACCTCCTCCTCCGGAGCCCTCAGATTCACCAGATCAAGAAGAGGCCGGTGATGACCGCTTGGGGAACCATCTCATGGAGGATGAGTACCCTATAGAG GAAGTGACACTGGTCAAAACGGGTGGTCCTCTGGGTCTGAGCATCGTGGGGGGCAGTGACCATGCCAGCCACCCATTTGGCATCACTGAACCAGGAGTGTTTATATCAAAG GTGGTCCCTCGTGGTTTAGCCTGTCAGAGTGGGTTACGAGTTGGTGACCGCATCCTAGAGGTAAACTCCACTGACCTGCGACACGCCACCCACCAGGAGGCTGTCAAAGCCCTTCTCTCAAACAGCAAGGAGATCCGCATGCTAGTTCGCAGAGACCCCTCACCTCCTGGCATGCAG GACATTGTAATTAACAAGCAGCCTGGGGAGAAGCTTGGCATCAGTATCCGAGGAGGGGCCAGAGGGCATGCAGGCAACCCCTTTGATCCAACAGATGAGGGCATTTTCATCTCGAAG GTGAGCTCCAGTGGTGCCGCAGCACGAGATGCTCGCCTGAGGGTGGGTATGAGAATCCTAGAGGTGGGCAATCACAGTCTCCTTGGTATGACTCATACGGAGGCAGTCAGGGTCTTGCGTGCCACGGGAGATACTTTGGTCATGCTGGTGTGTGATGGCTTTGACCCCAGAAACGTTGCCGGCATGGAG GCTTCACCAGGTGTCATCGCAAACCCATTTGCTGCTGGAATTGTTCGAAAGAACAGCATGGAGAGCATCTCGTCGATAGACAGAGATTTGAGCCCTGAAGAGATGGACATCATGCAGAAG GAGGttgagatggtgagagagacgTCTCAGTGGGAGCGGGAGGAGATGGAGAAAGTG GAGCGTATGCGCTTGGAGCGTGAAGCGGCTACTCGTCTGCTGGAGGAGGAGACTGAG AGCATGAGCACTGGACCTCTGAAACTGGACTACAAGACACTGGCAGCTCTTCCCACGACCAGCCTGCAGAGGGTCAATCGG GTTCCATCAGCTGATCCCCCAAGAATTGATAGCCCTGTCCGGGAGCCGCTTTATTCCCCAGGTTCTCAACTG CCATCATTACGCCAGTCCTCATGCTCAGCCCCTGCCACACAAGGCAGGGAAACTCGATAT GCAAGCATTCATGTATCCTCCAATGTGACTACCAAGGACAGTTCAGCT ACCAAGCCTGGTGCCATCCAGCCTATCTCACGGGTGCGGCCGCCTGCCTCTCCAGTCAGTCAGGATGGTCACCGTAGTCCCAACCCTTTCCAGCATGGCCCTTCCCCCGTCAACTCCCAGACCACT CCTCGTGCCCCGTCCCCTGATACTTTCAACGAATTTCCCATCAATGTCAAGCAGGCATATAAGGCGTTTGCTGCTGTGCCCCACTCAATGGCTGTGCTGGAGCCTCCACAG gatctCTATAGTCAGAGGAACAACTTTCACCCAAAGCAGACCTTTCCAGAG CCCCACACATCCTGTGGGAGAGGGAGCCCAGAGCAACGGTctttcagagacagacagaagtactTTGAGATTGATGTGAAGCAGCAGACACCAGACAGCAAACCCAAACCTCGGGTTTCACTTGTAGGAGAGGATGacctgaaaaaaatgaaagaggaGGAAG CAAAGAGAATTGAGAGTGCACGGGAGTATATtatggatgaggatgaggacgaCGAAGAGGAAGATCTGGCAAAGCAGGTGGCTCAAATGAAGGCCCACGGCAAGGTTATTCTGGATGGGGTCGAGTACAAGGTTGAGTCTGTCAGCGGGCACGCTCCTACTCCTCCCAGGCAATGTGCCACACCCTCAAACCACAGTGCCACGCCTCCCAGCTCAGG GCCTTCCTCTGTAGATGGCAGAGCTGATTCCCAGCGCAACTCTATGGAGGATAGCTTTAGACTGGAGCCCAGACCCAACTCCATGACTGG TCTGATCCCTGTGTATCCCGGCGAGTCTGCAGCTCCCGTCCGCACTGCCAAGGCTGAGCGCAGGCACCAGGAGAGGCTGCGTGTGCAGAGCCCAGAGCTCAGTGTGGTTACAGACAAGGACCTTTCTCCTGCAGAAAAACGGGCCCTGGAGGCAGAAAAAAGAGCAATGTGGAGGGCAGCCAG GATGAAGTCTTTAGAGCAGGATGCTCTCAAAGCTCAGATGGTCATTGCTAAGTCCAAGGAAGGGAGAAAGCGAGGCACTCTGGACCAGCTGGCTGAATCGCCGTCTCCTGCGCCCACACCTTCACCCACTCCTATGGAAG ATTACAGTCCTCGGTCGGTGACATCACCGGGTCGACTG TCCCTGTCAGAAAAGAAGTTTGACTACCGACAATTCGCTGCCATTCCTTCTGCTAAACCCGTATACGACATTCAG
- the scrib gene encoding protein scribble homolog isoform X9 gives MLKCIPLWRCNRHVESVDKRHCSLNAVPDEIYRYTRSLEELLLDANQLRELPKPFFRLLNLRKLGLSDNEIQKLPPEVANFMQLVELDISRNDIPEIPETIKFCKALEIADFSGNPLSRLPDGFTQLRALAHLALNDVSLQSLPNDIGNLANLVTLELRENLLKSLPTSLSFLVKLEQLDLGSNHLEVLPDTLGALPNLRELWLDRNQLSSLPPELGSLRRLVCLDVSENQLTELPSEISGLIALTDLLLSQNHLENVPDSIGSLKQLSIFKVDQNRLVRLTDSIGECENLTEVMLTENLLQTLPSSLGKLKKLTNLNVDRNRLSSVPGELGGCASLNVLSLRDNRVGKLPAELADATELHVLDVAGNRLQNLPFSLANLNLKAMWLAENQSQPMLKFQTEDDERTGEKVLTCYLLPQQPTPSLENLLQSSVDESWPTDTNLNRVSVIQFQDQTKTDEEDDETAAERKQGLQRRATPHPSELKVMKNVIEARRNEAYTARPDDDLDSPDTEEKRMSGLSNQSHDSQVSNSTASANSQYETHKVNGIEVELNERHEHEQEDDEDDTEYTEPTVHFAEEPIIRGGDEDDDDEDGEDGDRSDGEAQPAPFPAERQRLIRKDTPHYKKHFKITKLPKPETVAALLENFSTEATTSAPRVNSEEQGGEDEEGESVNTPLLQRTQVADQVDSRLNQVNSSLQPVKGVSFDQVNNLLIEPARIEEEELVLSILRQTGGLGISIAGGKGSTPYKGDDEGIFISRVSEDGPAARAGVKVGDKLLEVNSVDLQGAEHHTAVEALRSSGTAVTMTVLRERMVEPENPITTTPLRPEDDYFPRERRSFGLPFNLEPGSTALSTGPCQRLATCLVRNDKGLGFSIAGGKGSTPYRTGDMGIFISRIAEGGAAHRDNILHVGDRVISINGVDMTEARHDQAVVLLTGTSPTISLLVEREQASGSPGRTRSHSPPPPEPSDSPDQEEAGDDRLGNHLMEDEYPIEEVTLVKTGGPLGLSIVGGSDHASHPFGITEPGVFISKVVPRGLACQSGLRVGDRILEVNSTDLRHATHQEAVKALLSNSKEIRMLVRRDPSPPGMQDIVINKQPGEKLGISIRGGARGHAGNPFDPTDEGIFISKVSSSGAAARDARLRVGMRILEVGNHSLLGMTHTEAVRVLRATGDTLVMLVCDGFDPRNVAGMEASPGVIANPFAAGIVRKNSMESISSIDRDLSPEEMDIMQKEVEMVRETSQWEREEMEKVERMRLEREAATRLLEEETESMSTGPLKLDYKTLAALPTTSLQRVNRVPSADPPRIDSPVREPLYSPGSQLPSLRQSSCSAPATQGRETRYASIHVSSNVTTKDSSATKPGAIQPISRVRPPASPVSQDGHRSPNPFQHGPSPVNSQTTDLYSQRNNFHPKQTFPEPEECNEVFIGEGERGGLSPRPSLTSDRREYRNLAAVPRLSRPSLESKSKPHTSCGRGSPEQRSFRDRQKYFEIDVKQQTPDSKPKPRVSLVGEDDLKKMKEEEAKRIESAREYIMDEDEDDEEEDLAKQVAQMKAHGKVILDGVEYKVESVSGHAPTPPRQCATPSNHSATPPSSGPSSVDGRADSQRNSMEDSFRLEPRPNSMTGLIPVYPGESAAPVRTAKAERRHQERLRVQSPELSVVTDKDLSPAEKRALEAEKRAMWRAARMKSLEQDALKAQMVIAKSKEGRKRGTLDQLAESPSPAPTPSPTPMEDYSPRSVTSPGRLSLSEKKFDYRQFAAIPSAKPVYDIQSPDATDVQFNSDVSTSPVSCVEAEVPVAPVATTSALEEMALYSNKRKLRQGRHSLETAVPT, from the exons CCCTTCTTTCGGCTACTGAACCTGCGCAAGCTAGGTTTGAGTGACAATGAGATCCAGAAACTTCCCCCTGAGGTGGCCAACTTCATGCAGCTGGTTGAGCTGGACATCTCTCGAAACG ACATTCCTGAAATCCCTGAGACCATTAAGTTCTGTAAGGCGCTGGAGATTGCGGACTTCAGTGGAAACCCCCTCTCCAG aTTACCCGATGGCTTTACACAGCTTAGAGCACTAGCCCACCTTGCACTCAATGATGTGTCACTACAATCACTACCTAATGACATTGGAAA CTTGGCTAATCTGGTAACCTTGGAGCTGAGGGAGAATCTACTGAAGTCTTTGCCCAC CTCTCTGTCTTTCCTGGTTAAACTGGAACAGCTGGATTTGGGCAGCAATCACCTGGAAGTATTG cCGGACACTCTGGGGGCGCTGCCCAACCTTCGGGAGCTGTGGCTGGATAGGAACCAACTTTCTTCCCTTCCCCCA GAATTGGGAAGCTTGCGGCGATTGGTGTGCCTGGATGTGTCCGAGAACCAGCTCACCGAGTTGCCCTCCGAGATCAGCGGCCTCATCGCCCTCACTGACCTGCTGCTCTCACAGAACCACCTGGAGAATGTGCCTGACAGCATCG GCTCCTTGAAGCAACTGTCTATCTTCAAAGTGGACCAGAACCGCCTTGTGCGTCTAACAGATTCAATCGGTGAATGCGAGAACCTCACAGAAGTGATGCTGACAGAGAATCTTCTACAG ACTCTTCCCAGTTCTCTGGGAAAGTTAAAGAAGCTGACCAACTTGAATGTGGACCGTAACCGCTTGAGCAGCGTCCCAGGTGAACTGGGTGGCTGTGCCAGCCTCAATGTGCTCTCGCTCCGAGACAATCGTGTGGGCAAGCTGCCTGCTGAGCTTGCAGATGCCACAGAGCTACATGTGCTGGACGTGGCAGGCAACAG GCTGCAGAACCTGCCGTTCTCACTAGCCAATCTGAACCTCAAGGCCATGTGGCTGGCAGAGAACCAGTCACAACCCATGCTCAAGTTTCAGACCGAAGATGATGAGCGGACCGGGGAGAAGGTGCTCACCTGCTACCTGTTGCCCCAACAGCCTACACCCAGCTTAG AGAACCTACTGCAGAGCAGTGTGGACGAAAGCTGGCCCACAGACACCAATCTGAACAGAGTGTCCGTCATCCAGTTTCAGGACCAAACCAAGActgatgaggaagatgatgagaCCGCGGCAGAGAGGAAG CAGGGTCTGCAGAGGCGAGCCACCCCTCACCCGAGTGAACTGAAAGTGATGAAGAATGTGATCGAGGCCAGAAGAAACGAAGCTTACACAGCTAGGCCAGATGACGACCTGGACTCCCCGGACACTGAG GAGAAACGTATGAGTGGATTGTCCAATCAAAGCCATGACTCCCAGGTCTCTAACAGCACTGCTTCAGCCAACTCTCAGTATGAGACGCACAAAGTAAACGGCATTGAGGTGGAGCTTAACGAAAGGCACGAGCACGAACAGGAGGACGACGAGGACGATACAGAATACACTGAG CCCACCGTGCACTTTGCCGAGGAGCCCATTATCCGCGGCGGCGACGAGGACGACGATGACGAGGACGGCGAAGACGGCGATCGTAGCGACGGCGAGGCTCAGCCAGCACCCTTCCCGGCTGAGAGACAGCGCCTCATCCGCAAGGACACACCACACTACAAGAAGCACTTCAAGATCACCAAGCTGCCCAAACCTGAGACTGTAGCTGCATTACTGGAGAACTTCAGCACCGAAGCCACCACGTCAGCCCCCCGAGTAAACAGCGAAGAACAGGGTGGGGAGGATGAAGAGGGAGAATCAGTTAACACTCCTCTGTTGCAGAGAACACAGGTGGCTGATCAAGTGGACAGCAGGCTGAATCAGGTGAACAGCTCGCTGCAGCCGGTGAAG GGGGTGTCATTTGATCAAGTCAATAATCTGCTGATTGAGCCTGCTCGAATTGAGGAGGAAGAG CTGGTCCTGAGCATCCTGAGACAAACTGGTGGATTAGGCATCAGTATAGCTGGGGGGAAAGGATCCACTCCTTACAAGGGAGATGATGAG GGTATATTTATCTCTCGTGTGTCAGAAGACGGTCCAGCTGCACGAGCTGGGGTCAAAGTGGGAGACAAATTATTGGAG GTAAACAGTGTAGATTTGCAGGGAGCAGAGCACCACACGGCCGTAGAGGCCTTGCGGAGCTCAGGAACGGCAGTGACCATGACTGTTCTGCGTGAGAGGATGGTAGAGCCTGAGAACCCTATCACCACTACACCCCTGAGACCAGAGGATGATTACTTTCCCCGGGAGAGGAGGTCCTTCGGCCTACCATTCAACCTGGAACCTGGATCCACTGCCCTTAGCACAGGCCCCTGCCAGCGCCTGGCCACATGCTTAGTCCGTAACGACAAGGGCTTAGGCTTCAGCATTGCTGGTGGAAAAGGCTCCACCCCATATCGAACAGGAGACATG GGAATCTTCATCTCTCGCATCGCCGAAGGAGGTGCTGCTCACCGAGACAACATCCTTCACGTAGGAGACAGAGTCATATCT ATCAATGGTGTAGACATGACAGAAGCCAGGCATGACCAAGCAGTAGTGCTGCTTACTGGAACCTCACCCACCATCTCGCTGCTAGTGGAGCGGGAACAAGCGAGCGGCTCTCCAGGCCGAACACGCTCCCACTCACCTCCTCCTCCGGAGCCCTCAGATTCACCAGATCAAGAAGAGGCCGGTGATGACCGCTTGGGGAACCATCTCATGGAGGATGAGTACCCTATAGAG GAAGTGACACTGGTCAAAACGGGTGGTCCTCTGGGTCTGAGCATCGTGGGGGGCAGTGACCATGCCAGCCACCCATTTGGCATCACTGAACCAGGAGTGTTTATATCAAAG GTGGTCCCTCGTGGTTTAGCCTGTCAGAGTGGGTTACGAGTTGGTGACCGCATCCTAGAGGTAAACTCCACTGACCTGCGACACGCCACCCACCAGGAGGCTGTCAAAGCCCTTCTCTCAAACAGCAAGGAGATCCGCATGCTAGTTCGCAGAGACCCCTCACCTCCTGGCATGCAG GACATTGTAATTAACAAGCAGCCTGGGGAGAAGCTTGGCATCAGTATCCGAGGAGGGGCCAGAGGGCATGCAGGCAACCCCTTTGATCCAACAGATGAGGGCATTTTCATCTCGAAG GTGAGCTCCAGTGGTGCCGCAGCACGAGATGCTCGCCTGAGGGTGGGTATGAGAATCCTAGAGGTGGGCAATCACAGTCTCCTTGGTATGACTCATACGGAGGCAGTCAGGGTCTTGCGTGCCACGGGAGATACTTTGGTCATGCTGGTGTGTGATGGCTTTGACCCCAGAAACGTTGCCGGCATGGAG GCTTCACCAGGTGTCATCGCAAACCCATTTGCTGCTGGAATTGTTCGAAAGAACAGCATGGAGAGCATCTCGTCGATAGACAGAGATTTGAGCCCTGAAGAGATGGACATCATGCAGAAG GAGGttgagatggtgagagagacgTCTCAGTGGGAGCGGGAGGAGATGGAGAAAGTG GAGCGTATGCGCTTGGAGCGTGAAGCGGCTACTCGTCTGCTGGAGGAGGAGACTGAG AGCATGAGCACTGGACCTCTGAAACTGGACTACAAGACACTGGCAGCTCTTCCCACGACCAGCCTGCAGAGGGTCAATCGG GTTCCATCAGCTGATCCCCCAAGAATTGATAGCCCTGTCCGGGAGCCGCTTTATTCCCCAGGTTCTCAACTG CCATCATTACGCCAGTCCTCATGCTCAGCCCCTGCCACACAAGGCAGGGAAACTCGATAT GCAAGCATTCATGTATCCTCCAATGTGACTACCAAGGACAGTTCAGCT ACCAAGCCTGGTGCCATCCAGCCTATCTCACGGGTGCGGCCGCCTGCCTCTCCAGTCAGTCAGGATGGTCACCGTAGTCCCAACCCTTTCCAGCATGGCCCTTCCCCCGTCAACTCCCAGACCACT gatctCTATAGTCAGAGGAACAACTTTCACCCAAAGCAGACCTTTCCAGAG CCAGAGgagtgtaatgaagtgtttaTAGGTGAGGGTGAAAGAGGGGGCCTCAGCCCTCGTCCCTCCCTCACATCTGACCGTCGTGAGTACAGGAACCTGGCAGCTGTGCCACGCCTGTCTCGCCCCTCCCTGGAGTCTAAGTCTAAG CCCCACACATCCTGTGGGAGAGGGAGCCCAGAGCAACGGTctttcagagacagacagaagtactTTGAGATTGATGTGAAGCAGCAGACACCAGACAGCAAACCCAAACCTCGGGTTTCACTTGTAGGAGAGGATGacctgaaaaaaatgaaagaggaGGAAG CAAAGAGAATTGAGAGTGCACGGGAGTATATtatggatgaggatgaggacgaCGAAGAGGAAGATCTGGCAAAGCAGGTGGCTCAAATGAAGGCCCACGGCAAGGTTATTCTGGATGGGGTCGAGTACAAGGTTGAGTCTGTCAGCGGGCACGCTCCTACTCCTCCCAGGCAATGTGCCACACCCTCAAACCACAGTGCCACGCCTCCCAGCTCAGG GCCTTCCTCTGTAGATGGCAGAGCTGATTCCCAGCGCAACTCTATGGAGGATAGCTTTAGACTGGAGCCCAGACCCAACTCCATGACTGG TCTGATCCCTGTGTATCCCGGCGAGTCTGCAGCTCCCGTCCGCACTGCCAAGGCTGAGCGCAGGCACCAGGAGAGGCTGCGTGTGCAGAGCCCAGAGCTCAGTGTGGTTACAGACAAGGACCTTTCTCCTGCAGAAAAACGGGCCCTGGAGGCAGAAAAAAGAGCAATGTGGAGGGCAGCCAG GATGAAGTCTTTAGAGCAGGATGCTCTCAAAGCTCAGATGGTCATTGCTAAGTCCAAGGAAGGGAGAAAGCGAGGCACTCTGGACCAGCTGGCTGAATCGCCGTCTCCTGCGCCCACACCTTCACCCACTCCTATGGAAG ATTACAGTCCTCGGTCGGTGACATCACCGGGTCGACTG TCCCTGTCAGAAAAGAAGTTTGACTACCGACAATTCGCTGCCATTCCTTCTGCTAAACCCGTATACGACATTCAG